The DNA region AAGTACACCGTCTTCGAGGGGGGCAAAGCCGAAGCCCGCAACCCGGTGGTTTTGCAGGGCGAACAGGTCCAGCGCAGCGGCTATACCCCGGCCATCCAGTCCCTCTCCGGGCCCGGCGGAGGGTATGTGGCCCTGAAAACTCCACAGGAGCAGGAAAAGTCTGCCGCTGCCGAGCCTCCAACCAGCGCCCCGACCTCCTCCAGCGACCCCCTCAGCCCCGCCCCCCAGGCCAGCGCCGCACTGCCCGCTCCCACACCCGCTCCCACACCCGCTTCCCTCTCCCTTTCCAGCCCCAGCGTTCCCACCGGCCAAAGCCCCCTGAGCAGCCCCGCCCCCCAGGCCGCTGCTTCCTCCCCGGCCCTGGCCGAGTACCCCTTCGACGTGGGGGAAAAGCAGGAAGGGGAGTTGGTCTCGGGGGTGGTGATCCCCGAGGGCAGCTCCCAGGCCGCCTTGATGGTGCGCACCAAGGAAGGCTACGTCTTCTTCGGGGTGGCCAGCCTGGACCGGGCCGGGCGCTTGCAAATGCAGTTCGACCGGGCCTACAAGGGCAAGACCGCCTACGTGGTGCGGGCCATCGCCCTGGACGAACGGGGCGTGGCGGGGATTCCCGCCCAGGTCAGCGAGCAGACCCCCAACCTGCTCACCAACCTGCTGCGGGGGGCCGCCACCGGCCTGGTCAGCTACATCGACTTCTACGCCAAGAGCAGTTCCACTACCATCCTGCCCGGGGGCGGGGTGGCCAGCAGCAACACCCCCCCGCCGCTGGGATTGACCATCCTCTCCGGCTCGGCCAAGCAGATCGCCGCCCCTCCCGACTCGACCAGCGTGGTGCGGGTGTGGAGCCTCGACCCGGGCACCAAGATGCAGATCCTCATCGTCCCCGGGGAGGCCGCGGGTGCTGCGGGTCGCTGAGTCCCCCCAGGAAGCCCTGGCCTGCGACCAGGCCCTGAGCCTGTCTCAGTTCCAGCGCCGCTGGCCGGGCCTCGACCCCACCGCTTTGCCCGGGGCGGTGCTGCTGGAGCGGGAGGTGGCCGAGATCACCAAAGCCCGGCCCCGAACGGTGGCCTTCGTGGCCCTGGAGGCCCTTCAGGAGGCCGAAGGCTTCGCCCTGCGCCACCTGGCCGGGGTGGCCGAGATGCGCTACGCCCTGGGAGCCCGCCCCCAAGACTGGCAGACCGACGCCGCTGCGGTCCACCTCGACGCGACCCCCGACGCTTTGTGGTGGAGCCCGGAAGGGGTGGCGGCCATCGAGTACGACATCCGCTACAACCGCGACCTGGTGCTGCGCAAGGCCCAGGACTACCGCCGCATCTACGTGCGGCAATACTGGGGAGCCACCCGGCTTTCGCGGGTGCAGTACCTTCAGCGCCTGCTGGGCCCCGACCCCCACACGCGGGTGCTGCTGGCCCCCTGGCTAGGAGGTTGAGCTATTTGCGCTGGTCGATCCCGGCCAGCACTCCCAGGACGAAGCCCACGTCGGCGCGCTGGAGATAGGCGTTCAGGCGCTCCAGGGCTCCGGCGTCGGCCTGAGCCAGGGCCTGCTGGACCAGGTGCCGGCTGACCTGCTCCACCAGCCAGGTCCATTGCGGGCTGAAGGCGTAGGCCGCCCACTGCACGGGCAGCCCCAGCCACACCAGGGCCTCCTCTATCCCCCGGCGTCCCCACCCCTGGGCCAGGGCCAGGGCCTGACCCGGCTCGAGCAGGACGTAGCCCAGCCCCAGCAAGCCCAGTCCCCACAGCGCCGCCCGCAGCGGTACCCGCAACAGCCGCCCCACCATCCCTCCCAGCCCCAGCGCGGCCACAAAGGGCAGATAGGCCAGTACAAAGTCCGGTACCATCCGGCCTCCTTCCTATAAAAGATTCGCTCCTTTAGGAGCGAATCCGGCTGTGCCTCCCTGACTTACAGACGCTGCAAGAGCGCCCGCTGCGCCGGGGTGCGGGGGCGCAGGAAAAGCCGCTCCCCGTCGAACACGTCCTCCGGCCAGATGGCCTGGCGGAGGAGCTTGCGTCCCTCTTCCAGATCCTCCAGGGGCAGGTCCGGGGCGACATGCCGGAGGAGTTCCAGCGGCGCACCCTCCTCGAGAATCCGGCGGACAAAAATTGGATTTTTTACTTTCATCCTTACCTCCTATCGCGTTTCAGTATAGCAAAAAGCTCCTTTTGGTATAATGCTCACCGATAGGAGGTAAAATGGTGACGGTAGATAAAAAACCCCTACACGACGCGATTGGCAGCCTGTTGCGGGGCCTCCCACAACAGGAGCGCACGGTCTGGTTCTCCGCCGGGGAGAACCTCAAGCTCCAGTCCTTCTCGCACCAGCGGGATCTGGAGGTGGTGGTCCCCCTGGAGGCCCCGGCCCCGGCGGGCTTCAGCCTGGCCCTGGACGGCTCCCTGCTGGCCGAGGTGGTGGCCCGGATGCCGGAGGAGATCCGGCTGGAGCGGGAGGGGGAACAGCTTCATCTACTCGGCGGCACCTTCCAGGCCCGGCTGCAAACCGGCTGGATAGACCCCCCCGCCCCCGCTTCGGCCAGGGGCAGGCCGCCCTCCCCGCCCGGTCCTTGCGGGACGCGCTGGAGGCGGTGCGCTACGCGGTAGCGCGGGAGGAGTACCGCAAGGTGCTGACCGGGGTGCGGCTGGAGGTGGGCCAGACCCTGCGGGCGGTGGCCTCCGACGGCTACCGCCTGGCCCTCCAGGAGTTCCCCCTGCCCGCCCCTCTCCCGGCCTTCCAGGGAGTCCTGCCCGGCGCGGCGGTAGGGGATCTGCTGCGCCTTCTGGCCGAGGAGGAATCAGTCCACCTCTCCCTGGAGAAGCAGATGTGCTACTGCCAGGGGGAGCGCTTCCGCTACGCCACCCCCCTGCTCTCGGGGGAGTTCCCCGACTACCAGCGGGTGATGCCCACCCGCTACCCCGCCCAGGCCGAGGTGGGGCCGGAACTCTCCGCTGCGCTGAAGCGGCTGGAAGCGCTGTCGGAAGACCGGGTTTCCAAGGTGCAGCTCACCCTCCAGCAGGAGGCCTTACACCTGCGCAGCGAAAACGCATACGGCCTCGCTGAGGAGACGGTCCCGGCGGCGGTGCAGGGGGAACCCCTGCACCTGACCCTGAACGGTCGCTTCCTCCGCGAGGCCCTGCCCGACGGAGGGGCCACCCTGCGCTTCAGCGGCCCCGCCACCCCGCTGCTGATCACCGGCCAGGAGGGCTACCAGGCCCTCCTCATGCCCCTGAGGACCTGACCCGACGGGAAGGGGCAACGCCCCTTCCCCTTTTCTCTTATGGACAACCCCCTCGAACAGATCCGCTCCATCCCCTCCCGAATGCTCATGGCGCTGACCTGGCACGGTATCAGCCTGATCCAGGCTCCCGCTGCCCTCCAGCGCTTCGACCTGCCGGTGCGCAACCTGGCTGACCTGGCCGACCCGCTGACCCTGCTGGCGGCCCTCACCCCCACCACCCTGTACGACTTCGCCCGGAGCTACACCACCGCAACGCGCTGGCTGGAGACCGGGCGGGGGGAGGTGGTCGATCTCAGCTACCTGCACTTCGTCCCCGGAGTCTTCGTACAGCGGGCCCAGGAACAGGCCGAGCGGGGGGTCTTGCAGGGAATCTACCTGCTGGCCATGCACCCCTACATGTCCCTCACCGCCTTCACCCCGGTCTGGCCGGTGTTGCAGATCACCCACCCGGTGCTGGGCCCCGGCTTTCCGCTGTACGAGCTGTGGCCGTTGCAGCACTGGCACCTCGAGGACGAGCGGCGGGCGGTCAAAGGGGCCTTCCGCACCCTGCTGAACGTCTTCGCCCACACCCGGCTGGTCCCCCAGGGGGTGCTCCTGGACGGCAGCATCAGCGGGCTGTGCTTCGAGGGCTACCTGCACCCGGCCTACGCCCTCACCGAGTACCGCACCGCCGAGTGGAACCTCAAGGAAGCCCTCACTCCCCGCCCCGAGCCTGGCGAATGGGAGCCAAATGATATATAATAGCTAACCAGGAGGGCCTGAACTTTTCAGGCCCCCCAGGGAGCTTGAAAAGTCACAGGTACCTCCTCGATAGGAGGGAAAAAATGATAGCACTGTTCTTTTTGGGGAGCTTGACCCTGACTGTGGCCGTCGCGGCCACACTTTTTTTCAACTTCCCGGCGGGGTTGGCCGTCGTTGCCGGGATTATCTATCTGGCCTGGCGGGGCTTTACCCGCCGGTAGTCACAGCGCTCCCTGACCCCCTCGACTGTTGAAGTCGAGGGGGTTTCCATTTCCAGCCCCTGCAAAGCCCGCCAGGCCGCCTCCAGTTCGGCCTCCCCCGGCTCGGCCAGCGTGTGGCGCTGGAAGCGGTAGCCCAGGGCCAGCAGCCTGCGCGCCAGCGGGTGCTCGGGGTGGCGGCGCATCCAGCCGAAGACCGGAAAAAGCAGCGGCAGGATCAGCAGCTGCAACCACCAGAACCCGGGAGCAAGCAGAGACTGCGGGAAGCTCAGAAGGTAGAACGGCAGGTACAGGGCGAACAGGTTGCTGCCGCAAGCGGGATGCAACAGCGGCTGCTGCCGGACTCCTTCCCGGCTGACCTCGCCTTTCTCGAGGGCCCAGATCATCTTGTGCTCGGCCCCGTGGTAGCGGGCCATGCGCTGTAACCCCTGGCGGAAGGGCGGATAGAAGCGGTACAGCGCCAGAAACATCAGCACCACCAGGGAGGTGCTCAAGAGGAGCATCTGCCAAGCGGGAAGCAGCGAGGCCCGGGACAGGAACAGCCCGATGGGAATCCCCGTCAGCACCCCCGCCAGCACCCCCGCCACGACGCTCCGAAATTCGCCCTGATGCGGGTAGGTCTTCCACAGGGCCCGTGCGGCCTCCAAGAAAAACGTCCACAGGCCTTTCAAGCCGCCCGAGGGATTGTTGAGTTCGCGGGTGTAGAGCTGCAAGGTTCCCTCTTTGTCGTAGTAGCCCAGCGCCACCCGCTCCGTGCTCATCAACACCACCCCGTGGGGCAGGGCCATGCCACCCATGAGTTTATTCAGGTCCATGCCCTGATGGTACAGGAGAAAAAGCCGCCCGCCGGGCCAGATGAGAAGTTCAGTCCTTGAGGCTCAGCACGCTGGCCACCCCGGTGCGCCGGGCCACCTCCTGGGGGGAGAGGCCCTGCTGCAAGTACCGCCGCACCGCCCGCCAGCGCAGGGCCCCGGTGGGGCGCGGGTGCTCCAGCCCGCCCATCTCCAGCGCCCGCTCCAGCAGCCCCTTCAGGGTGTCGCGGTTGAGGGGTCGTCCCAGCCCGCCTTTCTTGGGGGTCATGCGCAGAAGGAGGTAGGGCGAGGGCAGCGGGGCCAGGCCGGCCACGCTCTCCCGGTCTTCCAGATAGGCTTTGAGGGCCTCGGTCGCCTCCTTGGAAAGCGGCACGCTGCGGGCTTTTTCCCCCCGCACCCGCAAGACGCGGGCGGCGGGCTGGAAGTCCTCCAGGCGCAGGGCGAAGAGTTCCCTGGGCCACACCCCGGCCTCCCCCAGCAGGTACAGCACCGCCACCCCCAACCGCCGCAGCCGCCCTTCGGGGTGGGAGCGGGCTCCCTCCACCAGGCGGGCGAACTCCGCGTCGGAGAAGTAGGGCCGGATCAGGGCGTAGCGGGGCTTGGGGGGCATCTCCAGGCGGGGGAGTTCCACTCCCCCCCAGCGCAGGGTGTCCCAGAAGCGCCGCAACCCCCGCCACCAGGCGTACTGGGAGCTGTTTTTGCGGATCGGGCGCGGGGAGAGCGGCGGGCGCTCCTCGGTGCATAGCTGCCAGAAGCGCAGCAGGGCGTTCTGCGGCAGGCGCGGCCAGAGGTAGCCCTGCTCCCGCAACCAGTACACCAGGTTGCGGGTCACCGCCACAGTCACCGTCTCCCGCCAGCCAAAAAGGCGGTGGGCGTAGACCACCGCCTCCAGCAAAGCCTCGCTGTCCCAGGCCGCCAGAGCCGCCTCCAGATAGGCGCGGCGGGTGGCGGGGTCGTCCAGGGGGGAAGCCGAAAGCAGCATCTAACCCTCATTGTATCCCCCAAAGGACTGAGGGCACAACCCACCCCTTCCTTCCGGGTCGCCCCCGTTTGAGCGCGGGCGCAGGCCCCAGCGCAAGCGCTAAAGCGAGAGGCGGAGGGGGAGGCAGAGGGGGTGGGCCTGGATAGGTTGTAGGGTAACGATAGGGATAGTCCACTCCCCGCTGATCGGCTCTCTATATACTATTCTCGTACAGGATATGGAGTCAACCCGGCCACCCTCCCCTGCCCTCCTCCCCCTGCACCGGGTGCAGCAGCAGGCCCTGGAACAGGTGCTTTCGCTGTACGAGTCGGGCCACTCCCGCCAGCTGGTGGTGATGGCCACCGGGGTCGGCAAGACCCTGTGGAGCGTGCATCTCTCGCGGCACTTCCGGCGCACCCTGTTCCTGGTTCACTTTGAGGAGCTGCTTCAGCAGTCGCTGGCGGCCTTCCGCCGCCGGGGAGGGGAGCCGGGGGTGATCTGGGGCCGCCGCACCGACCTCGAGGCCGACGTGGTGGTGGGGATGATCCCCTCCCTGGTCCACCGCTTGGAGCGCGTCCCCCCCGAGCGCTTCGACCTGGTGGTGGTGGACGAGGCCCACCACGCCCGCAGCCGAACCTGGGAGCGGGTCATCCGGCACTTCCGCCCCAGGCTCCTGGTGGGGCTTTCCGCCACCCCCTACCGCACCGACGGGCGCAGCCTGCTCTCGCTTTTCGACACCCTGGCCTTCTCCTACCGCCTCCCCGAGGCGGTGCGGGACGGCTTTTTGGTGGAGCCTAAAATCCTCGAGGTCTCCACCGACCAGCCCCTCTCGATAGGCCGCCGGGGGGCCGATTACGACGAAGCCCAGCTCTCCCACGCGGTGGACACCCCCGAGCGCAACGCCCTCTTGGTGCGCACCGTGGGGGAGTTCGCCCGAAACCGCAAGGGGGTGGTCTACGCCGCCGGGGTGCGCCACGCCGAGCACCTGGCCGCGCTGTTTCGCTCTCAAGGGATCGCCGCCGAGAGCGTGTACGGGGAAGACCCCAAGCGCCGGGAGAAGCTCGAGCGCCACCGCCGGGGGGAGTTCCAGGTCCTGACCAACGCCATGCTCTTGGTCGAGTCCTACGACGACCCCACCATCAACCTGGGGGTCATGGGCCGGCCCACCGCCTCCCCCACCCTCTACGAGCAGGCCCTGGGCCGCCCGGCCCGGTTGCTGCGGGAGGGGCGCGCCTGGGACGGCACTCCCAAGACCGACTACCTCTGGATCGACCTGATGGACCTGGGCCTGGAGGACCGGGTGCGGGTGTGGGAGTTTTTCGGGGTCCACACTGTCTGGCACGACGAGAAGCGCCCGCCGCGCATACGCACCCTGCGGGAGCCTCCCACCCGCCAGGAGGCCGCCGCCGCCGCCCACGCCGAGCTGCCGCCGCAGCTAAGGGCCAACATCCCCCTCTCGCGCTACCTGGCCTGGGTGGAGCGGCTTCAGGCCCCGCCGCCCTTCGTCCTGGAGGACGAGGTGGAGCGCCTCTGGCGGCGCCAGCCCGCCACCGAGGCCCAGCTGGCCCTGCTGGCCGCCCACGGCTACGACGTGCAGGACACCTCCTGGACCAAAGGCGACGCTTCCGAGGTGATCGAGGGCCTCGAGCCCACTCCGCGCCAGAAGGCCCGCCTGCTG from Allomeiothermus silvanus DSM 9946 includes:
- a CDS encoding DNA polymerase III subunit beta → MRYAVAREEYRKVLTGVRLEVGQTLRAVASDGYRLALQEFPLPAPLPAFQGVLPGAAVGDLLRLLAEEESVHLSLEKQMCYCQGERFRYATPLLSGEFPDYQRVMPTRYPAQAEVGPELSAALKRLEALSEDRVSKVQLTLQQEALHLRSENAYGLAEETVPAAVQGEPLHLTLNGRFLREALPDGGATLRFSGPATPLLITGQEGYQALLMPLRT
- a CDS encoding DUF1385 domain-containing protein, which produces MDLNKLMGGMALPHGVVLMSTERVALGYYDKEGTLQLYTRELNNPSGGLKGLWTFFLEAARALWKTYPHQGEFRSVVAGVLAGVLTGIPIGLFLSRASLLPAWQMLLLSTSLVVLMFLALYRFYPPFRQGLQRMARYHGAEHKMIWALEKGEVSREGVRQQPLLHPACGSNLFALYLPFYLLSFPQSLLAPGFWWLQLLILPLLFPVFGWMRRHPEHPLARRLLALGYRFQRHTLAEPGEAELEAAWRALQGLEMETPSTSTVEGVRERCDYRRVKPRQAR
- a CDS encoding site-specific integrase, coding for MLLSASPLDDPATRRAYLEAALAAWDSEALLEAVVYAHRLFGWRETVTVAVTRNLVYWLREQGYLWPRLPQNALLRFWQLCTEERPPLSPRPIRKNSSQYAWWRGLRRFWDTLRWGGVELPRLEMPPKPRYALIRPYFSDAEFARLVEGARSHPEGRLRRLGVAVLYLLGEAGVWPRELFALRLEDFQPAARVLRVRGEKARSVPLSKEATEALKAYLEDRESVAGLAPLPSPYLLLRMTPKKGGLGRPLNRDTLKGLLERALEMGGLEHPRPTGALRWRAVRRYLQQGLSPQEVARRTGVASVLSLKD
- a CDS encoding DEAD/DEAH box helicase, producing MESTRPPSPALLPLHRVQQQALEQVLSLYESGHSRQLVVMATGVGKTLWSVHLSRHFRRTLFLVHFEELLQQSLAAFRRRGGEPGVIWGRRTDLEADVVVGMIPSLVHRLERVPPERFDLVVVDEAHHARSRTWERVIRHFRPRLLVGLSATPYRTDGRSLLSLFDTLAFSYRLPEAVRDGFLVEPKILEVSTDQPLSIGRRGADYDEAQLSHAVDTPERNALLVRTVGEFARNRKGVVYAAGVRHAEHLAALFRSQGIAAESVYGEDPKRREKLERHRRGEFQVLTNAMLLVESYDDPTINLGVMGRPTASPTLYEQALGRPARLLREGRAWDGTPKTDYLWIDLMDLGLEDRVRVWEFFGVHTVWHDEKRPPRIRTLREPPTRQEAAAAAHAELPPQLRANIPLSRYLAWVERLQAPPPFVLEDEVERLWRRQPATEAQLALLAAHGYDVQDTSWTKGDASEVIEGLEPTPRQKARLLALGYDTLTRRWTRRQAQQAFREAEAQGIQPDWNRVRGLAPHWLS